TTATATTTAAAAGTATCAGCTTTGGGGAAATATTTTACCATCACTGTACCTTCCCTCCTCTTCATTTCCAAAAAGGATCTTCatgcattcaacaaacatttattaagcatccaTAATCTTCCAGGCCTTGTGCCAGGTCCTGGTGTACAAGATAAACACAATCCCTACACTACCATCAATGAGCTCACAGTCTAATGGAGAAATGGCCAGTGAAAATATAATGGAAGTTGCACAAGTtactttaaattttctagtagccatgCTTAAAACAGAAAAGACAAAACGGTAAAACTAATTCCaataatatatttcaattaaCCCAATATATTCAAAGTGTTATCACTTTGgcatttaattaatataaaaaataagatattttacatTATCTTTCCTCGTACTAAATCTTTGAAATCAGTGTATATTTTACACTTAAAGCATATCTCAATTTGCACTAGCCATATTTCATGTGCTCAAAGCCACACACGGCTAATGGCTACTGTACTGGACAGTGTGTCTCAAATAACTTTGATATGAATCAGAATTATATCAAAAgtctgccccagccctggccgggtggcaaggttagagcatcctcccgtACCAAAAGGTTTTGGcttcaactcctggtcaaggcacatacctagattgcaggttcgatcccccgtTGGGCGCATAAAGGAGGCaactgttcaatgtttctctctctcccttcccctctctaaaaatatcaataaaaacatatcctccagtgaggattaaaaaaaaaaaaagtctgcccCACATTCACTTGGTAGTGTGGTGCAGGGGTAATGTAGAAGTGAATGAAGAAATCTAAAGGGACTTACCCATCAAAGGAAGAGCTGGTGCAGTCATATACCATCTCTCGGTTACCCTTCATCTGAAGGTATGCATCACAATTGTCACAACCATCATATTCAAACTGGTCTATAGTCTATGAGGGGAGAATTTTAAGAAGAAGATAAGTGAGTGTGAACAAGACCAAAAGAAAAAGCAGCTTTCTCCACACTCTACCTGGTCAAGTATAAGACCCGCCTACACTGGCTGTCTCCTCAGGTCCCCCGCTCATCACTCCCACAGCCCCTAGATTCCATCCTCACATTCCTTCTGCCCTTGCTCCCAACCGTGcttttctattcctttccctgTCTCCTCAAGATCAGGCGCCCTCTCCAGCTACTCCCTCTGCTACTGATCCCACTTCTGACTCCCCGTGTCATTCGGACCCCACAGAAGTTCACTGGAGGTCTGTTAAGGGTCAGGCCTGCGCTAAGAGTTGAGGATTCAAAGGCAGGTAAGACCGCCCGTGCCTGCCTACGGCTGCAAGATCTCTTCCTCCCGATGTAAACAATGGCCTCCAGCTGCTTCCCACACCCCGTTCCACCTTCTTTCCCCCTCAGCTTGGTCTCCACTCACCAAACCACCAGGGCCCGACACATACCTTGACCAGCGAACACAACAAACAAGCCCGCAGATGCCGCAGGTCCTTGGGCACCGTCTCCAGAGCCATCCTAGCGACAGGAGCAGAACAGCGAAATTCTGCCACAAAAGCCTCCCCGCCGAATATAAACAGTGAATGACCCAGAATGCCTAGCACTTCCGGTTTCTCAGACGTCCGCTTCCGGTGTAGGAGGTCGCAGGCCCCGCCTCTACCCCCGCCGTAGGAAATGGTTTCTCCCGCCTGGAGGCGGGGCCGGCTGGGAGTCACCTGGGCCGGCGCGCGCCCCCGCCACCTGGGCGGGCACGAGGGCGAGGCGGGGCGGCCGTTgggcctgtgggcggggcctgtgggcggggcctgtgggcggggcctgtgggcggggcggggcctgtggggagggCGGTGCCGCTCGCGCCTGCGCGGGAACGCGCCGCAGCGCGGGCCGTTTGATCTCTGCGCTGGCACCAGGCCGCGCGCCAGGTCTTGGCGGAGGATCCGGGGTGAGAGTCGCTTTTCTTTTTTGTCCTCCCGTTTTTTAAAAGCGCAGGGCCAGAGTCCACGGCCTCCCTCTCGACGATGTCTGCAGAGAACTAAACGAAATCCAGGGACGGCCTCTCCCTCCTGTCGGCGAGCACCGTCGCTGTCCATCCGCCGTCCACAGGAATGCTGGCCTGCGAGCGGCCGGCTGAGCGGAACACACGCCTCTTTATTTTCTGAAACTTTACGTTCGTCTCCTCGCTCCAGCTGATAATTTATGCTTTATGTAGCTTTTAGCATGTAGACAGTTCTTTTACTTCAGAACATCTGTACGAAATTAGTGGCCTTTAAttattattgttcttattttcattttacactgGAGGAAGCTAAATGCCTTGCTCTGTCTGTGGTTCAAGATTGGGCACCAGGCGGCCACCACCCCTACCAAGCCTTTCCCGGAGAAGCAGGGGGGATGGGATGTGCGTGTGCAGGCGGAGAGCCCTGTGGACTTCATGCCGACATGGCACCACGTAGTCCGTCTGCAGGCAGAGCAGTCATTGGTGTTTATCTGATTGGAGCTTGGGGTACAGATAGTTTCAGGCCCTGCTGTTCTGTCCGCCCAACCGGGCCTCCTAATGGAAACAGCTTCAAGGCAGGCCTGCTtgtggggtcccaggctgtgtgcttgtggggtcccaggctgtgtgccggtgggggtcccaggctgtgtgcaggtggggtcccaggctgtgtgccggtgggggtcccaggctgtgtgcaggtggggtcccaggctgtgtgcaggtggggtcccaggctgtgtgcaggtgggggtcccaggctgtgtgcttgtggggtcccaggctgtgtgcttgtggggtcccaggctgtgtgccggtgggggtcccaggctgtgtgcaggtggggtcccaggctgtgtgcttgtggggtcccaggctgtgtgccggtgggggtcccaggctgtgtgcttgtggggtcccaggctgtgtgcaggtggggtcccaggctgtgtgcaggtgggggtcccaggctgtgtgcaggTGGGGTCCCAGGCTTTGTGCTtgtggggtcccaggctgtgtgcaggtgggggtcccaggctgtgtgcttgtggggtcccaggctgtgtgcaggtggggtcccgggctgtgtgcaggtgggggtcccaggctgtgtgcaggtggggtcccaggctgtgtgcaggtgggggtcccaggctgtgtgcttgTGGGGTCCCAGGCTATGTGCAggtgggggtcccaggctgtgtgcttgtggggtcccaggctgtgtgcaggtgggggtcccaggctgtgtgcaggtggggtcccaggctgggtgcttgtggggtcccaggctgtgtgcttgtgggggtcccaggctgtgtgcaggtcggggtcccaggctgtgtgccggtcggggtcccaggctgtgtgccggtgggggtcccaggctgtgtgcaggtgggggtcccaggctgtgtgcttatgggggtcccaggctgtgtgcttgtgggggtcccaggctgtgtgccggtggggtcccaggctgtgtgcttgtgggggtcccaggctgtgtgccggtggggtcccaggctgtgtgcaggtgggggtcccaggctgtgtgcttgtgggggtcccaggctgtgtgcaggtgggggtcccaggctgtgtgcaggtggggtcccaggctgggtgcttgtggggtcccaggctgtgtgcttgtgggggtcccaggctgtgtgcaggtcggggtcccaggctgtgtgccggtcggggtcccaggctgtgtgccggtgggggtcccaggctgtgtgcaggtgggggtcccaggctgtgtgcttatgggggtcccaggctgtgtgcttgtgggggtcccaggctgtgtgccggtggggtcccaggctgtgtgcttgtgggggtcccaggctgtgtgccggtggggtcccaggctgtgtgcaggtgggggtcccaggctgtgtgcttgtgggggtcccaggctgtgtgccggtggggtcccaggctgtgtgcagcTGGGTTCCGGGTCCGGTTAGTGTGTCCTCAAATCACTGGTTACTTCCCACTTTGGAACATGCATTCCCTCTGTTATCTCAGGGGAGCTCTGCAACAACTGTGAGTGGGCCCATTTTATGGGTggaaaagtgaggcacagaggaTTAGCTCAAGGTCACAAAGAAAGTGGCTGACGAGTCATAAATTGTGTGAAGCAAATAGCACCCCAATAATACAGACCGAACCACCGTGAGAATCCAAtcatcctttctccttccctgatCTCACTGAACCGAGCGTTTAGGGGCTTATAGCCCAGTTCTCGTTGCCAGGCCCCCCATTCCACCCTGTCTTTCATGCATCAGAGCCTCGCCTCTGAAATCACAATTTATTTCTGTCGATGTGGAAGACATGGGTGTTACCCTGGGTGACAGTCATAACAGGACAAAAACCAGGAGACCAGACTGCATTTATGGATAAATATATtagcaaataaatacatttctcaACATAGTGCCTGATTCAAGCGTCTTTCTGTCTGGTTCAGATATAAATAACCATGTGGGTGCCTCGGTACCAGTCCCCACTGACTCTGCGGGAAGAACATTCCCAGGGGGGGTCCTGTGCCCGCGGTGCTCCCACATTCACATTCCAAATGGGATCACGCCTGCGGGGCCAGCAATGGTCAGGCTGCCCTGGGGTGAATGTCACCCCAAGGAGGCCCCTCGGCCCTTGCCCAATCGGTACCAGCCACTCAGACCAGACTTCCTGCTCCAAATCTACTCTCGCACTCACACCTCCTGTGTGTCCCTGGCCTGTATGGCTTATACTGGGAAGTGAGCCTCTGGGAACATCTAAACCCAAGGGTCCCACTCTGCTGGCCCTCTGTTCTCCCCTGTTCCCTATCCCTACTCGGAGAGAAGACTCTCAGACAAGAATTCCTTGTCCTTGTTCAGCTGTCTTTCTGCCTTTTCTACGTTTACTCCATCTTCTCTCTATGAAGTCCAACAGAAACCCTCTTCTTTCCGCCCACTTTGGGA
The genomic region above belongs to Myotis daubentonii chromosome 16, mMyoDau2.1, whole genome shotgun sequence and contains:
- the SUPT4H1 gene encoding transcription elongation factor SPT4 isoform X2, with translation MALETVPKDLRHLRACLLCSLVKTIDQFEYDGCDNCDAYLQMKGNREMVYDCTSSSFDGIIAMMSPEDSWVSKWQRVTSFLLFQVTLSLVCMQCQSLVACPKES
- the SUPT4H1 gene encoding transcription elongation factor SPT4 isoform X1; this encodes MALETVPKDLRHLRACLLCSLVKTIDQFEYDGCDNCDAYLQMKGNREMVYDCTSSSFDGIIAMMSPEDSWVSKWQRVSNFKPGVYAVSVTGRLPQGIVRELKSRGVAYKSRDTAIKT